One candidate division Zixibacteria bacterium HGW-Zixibacteria-1 DNA window includes the following coding sequences:
- a CDS encoding flagellar type III secretion system protein FliR produces MFDFLTFGTAKLQVFLLILFRSAGLFLISPILGHKSIPVMVRAGLAIMLAVILIPLVSMDQVPVIESVWLLALLAAKEMLVGFIIGLLFSLLFVGVRMAGNIVGYQIGLIIANVLDPETNSQTSVIGEFWYVMAVLIFLTIDGHHAILSAFSDSYKLVPVGVFNFTGPAGEQLIRVSAYVFTIAVKLAAPVMITLFLTEVALGVVARTVPQMNIFIVGIPVKIGIGLFILAAALPVFRYMIEKTVYFLDGEVTKILYNIGSVS; encoded by the coding sequence TTGTTTGACTTTCTAACATTCGGAACTGCAAAACTTCAAGTCTTCCTTCTGATACTCTTCCGCTCCGCCGGATTATTTTTGATTTCACCGATTCTGGGCCATAAATCGATCCCGGTCATGGTTCGGGCCGGTCTGGCTATCATGCTGGCTGTCATATTGATACCGCTTGTATCCATGGACCAGGTTCCGGTTATCGAATCGGTTTGGTTGCTGGCCCTTTTGGCGGCCAAGGAGATGCTGGTCGGATTTATAATCGGATTACTATTTTCGCTGTTATTTGTCGGCGTCAGGATGGCGGGCAATATAGTCGGTTACCAGATCGGGCTTATTATTGCCAACGTTCTGGATCCGGAAACCAATTCCCAGACTTCGGTCATAGGGGAATTCTGGTATGTTATGGCCGTCCTGATTTTTCTGACAATTGACGGTCATCATGCCATTCTTTCGGCCTTCTCCGACAGCTATAAACTGGTTCCGGTCGGTGTTTTCAATTTTACCGGGCCGGCCGGGGAGCAGTTGATTCGTGTCAGCGCTTATGTTTTTACGATTGCCGTCAAGCTGGCGGCTCCGGTCATGATAACTCTTTTCCTGACCGAAGTGGCGCTTGGTGTAGTGGCGCGGACGGTTCCTCAGATGAACATCTTTATTGTCGGCATTCCGGTCAAAATCGGCATCGGACTTTTTATACTGGCGGCGGCTCTGCCGGTATTCAGATACATGATTGAAAAGACGGTTTACTTCCTCGACGGGGAAGTGACCAAAATACTTTATAACATCGGGTCCGTGAGTTAA
- the fliQ gene encoding flagellar biosynthetic protein FliQ — MTPEMVVSIGRDAVLTMLLVSAPMLLSGLLIGLVISILQAITQVHEMTLTFIPKIVVVAVSLIIFLPWIINVVTEFTIRLFGIIPTL; from the coding sequence ATGACACCGGAAATGGTTGTATCTATCGGCCGCGATGCGGTTCTGACGATGTTGCTGGTATCGGCGCCGATGCTGCTTTCGGGACTGCTAATCGGTTTAGTCATCTCGATTTTGCAGGCGATTACCCAGGTTCATGAGATGACCCTGACATTTATTCCAAAAATCGTTGTGGTGGCGGTTTCGCTGATTATCTTTTTACCCTGGATTATAAATGTCGTGACGGAGTTTACCATTCGTTTATTCGGGATAATACCCACTTTATAA
- the fliP gene encoding flagellar biosynthetic protein FliP, translated as MKGILRLAVYVILTVIIMAVAAEAQAIPKVSVELGESTSPKDLSATLQIVLMLTVLTLAPSIILMMTSFVRIVVVLGFLRQAIGTQQLPPNQLLIGLALILTFFIVSPMANKAYDEGLKPYLDEQISRDEAFEKGIAPFKQFMLEQTREKDLGLFIELAGMEPPEKPEDVPLHVLIPGFVISELRIAFQISFLIFVPFLIIDMIVSSVLMSMGMMMLPPIIVALPFKILLFILVDGWYLLVKSLVGSFY; from the coding sequence ATGAAAGGCATATTACGTCTTGCCGTCTATGTAATACTGACGGTAATCATCATGGCTGTCGCCGCTGAGGCACAGGCCATTCCCAAAGTTTCGGTCGAGTTGGGGGAATCAACCAGCCCCAAAGATCTCTCGGCAACATTGCAAATAGTCCTGATGCTGACGGTCCTGACGCTGGCGCCTTCGATTATCCTGATGATGACATCATTCGTCAGAATCGTGGTTGTCCTCGGTTTTCTGCGTCAGGCGATCGGGACACAGCAACTGCCGCCGAATCAGCTCTTAATCGGACTGGCGCTTATTTTGACTTTTTTCATTGTCAGCCCCATGGCCAATAAAGCGTATGATGAAGGTCTGAAACCGTATCTTGATGAGCAAATCAGCCGGGATGAGGCATTTGAAAAGGGTATTGCGCCATTCAAGCAATTTATGCTGGAGCAGACCCGCGAAAAGGACCTGGGCCTGTTTATTGAACTGGCCGGAATGGAACCGCCCGAGAAGCCGGAAGATGTTCCGCTTCACGTCTTGATCCCCGGTTTTGTCATCTCGGAACTGCGAATTGCGTTTCAAATTTCCTTTCTGATATTCGTACCGTTTTTGATAATCGATATGATTGTATCCTCGGTTCTGATGTCGATGGGTATGATGATGTTGCCGCCGATTATTGTGGCTTTGCCGTTCAAGATTTTGCTGTTCATCCTGGTCGATGGCTGGTATTTGCTGGTGAAATCGCTGGTCGGATCATTTTATTGA
- the fliO gene encoding flagellar biosynthetic protein FliO — MSRKNKKILLIMFIIIIVSSALLISKFGDVSANDVLKTDGADVAAASTKPATVLNESVFWSLAKLMAALMAVVAGIYGFLYLLRRMMGNKLSGNKQHNIIEVLETTYVAQKKSVSLIRFADRAVLIGVADSGINVLAELDGEQTSKVLAEFAVEKPTSGFAGIMKDAKDRLMSLNIGKLKTLQAAEDGNRPQAAL, encoded by the coding sequence ATGAGCCGCAAGAATAAGAAAATTCTGCTGATTATGTTCATTATAATCATTGTCTCATCGGCCCTGTTGATATCGAAATTCGGGGATGTTTCGGCTAATGATGTTTTAAAGACTGATGGAGCCGATGTCGCCGCCGCCAGTACCAAGCCGGCGACGGTTCTGAATGAGTCGGTTTTCTGGTCCCTGGCCAAGCTGATGGCCGCATTGATGGCGGTCGTGGCCGGGATTTACGGTTTTCTTTATCTTCTGCGGCGGATGATGGGCAACAAGCTCTCCGGCAATAAGCAGCATAATATCATCGAGGTTCTTGAAACAACCTATGTGGCGCAGAAAAAATCGGTGTCATTGATTCGCTTTGCCGACCGCGCCGTTTTGATCGGCGTGGCCGATTCGGGAATCAATGTTCTGGCTGAACTGGATGGCGAGCAAACATCGAAGGTCCTGGCCGAGTTTGCGGTCGAAAAGCCGACGTCCGGTTTTGCCGGCATCATGAAAGATGCCAAAGACAGGCTGATGAGTCTTAACATTGGAAAGTTGAAGACACTTCAGGCTGCCGAAGATGGAAACAGGCCGCAAGCGGCCCTGTAA
- the fliN gene encoding flagellar motor switch protein FliN: MDEKNGIELPMNGSPSDEAAGGKGIPPENMAETPDSGLPAADQGAAKGDSIDMPDEGGDNEPDGADLLSTEDVESAMQRAVEEELTLNGLNASEGQPVIKQADFQQLSADSEQHGSRNIELLMDVELPVSIELGRTRMNISDILSLGPGSIVELDKLVGEPVDLLVNQKKVARGEVVVVEENFGLRITQLISPEERLKNLQ; the protein is encoded by the coding sequence ATGGATGAAAAAAACGGGATTGAGCTGCCCATGAACGGAAGCCCATCGGATGAAGCTGCCGGCGGCAAAGGGATCCCGCCCGAAAATATGGCGGAGACTCCGGACTCCGGCCTTCCGGCGGCAGATCAGGGTGCCGCCAAAGGTGATTCCATAGATATGCCGGATGAAGGCGGGGACAACGAGCCGGACGGCGCCGACCTGTTGAGTACTGAGGATGTCGAATCGGCCATGCAGAGGGCGGTCGAGGAGGAATTGACGCTCAATGGCCTGAACGCGTCCGAGGGACAGCCGGTCATCAAGCAGGCGGATTTTCAGCAGCTTTCCGCCGATTCCGAGCAGCATGGAAGCCGCAATATCGAACTTCTCATGGACGTCGAGTTGCCGGTTTCGATCGAACTGGGGCGCACCCGGATGAATATCTCAGATATTCTGTCCCTGGGGCCGGGCTCGATTGTCGAGCTGGATAAGCTGGTCGGCGAGCCGGTCGATCTTCTGGTAAATCAGAAAAAGGTTGCCCGGGGCGAAGTTGTTGTTGTCGAAGAAAATTTCGGTTTGCGAATCACGCAGTTGATCTCGCCGGAAGAAAGGTTGAAGAACCTGCAATGA
- the fliM gene encoding flagellar motor switch protein FliM — MLAKILTQDEIDALLTTVSSNPGQPNPAPVMNDGTTQTVHTYDFKHPNRVSKDQLRTLENMHDNFAGHVSSTLSAMFRTMVDVDLVSVDQINYSEYIMSLVTPSCTYTFSAQPLEGLCVLDFNPSLSFAFIDRIFGGGEKMLEIERELTGIEKAVLAKVTKKLYQDLEKSWNNIAPIVIEEKSLETNPQFIQIVPSGETVIVVSLQLKLFKATGLLTICYPYVSLEPVIARLSAQNWIDATKKRSVEAATDANRQNLQEIKVEISILLARTHLKMKDFLSLKVGDIIATDAKINESAELLVNNRKKFYCQAGLLGKRRAGQVTEIYPVITKEL, encoded by the coding sequence ATTTTGGCAAAGATTCTGACACAGGATGAGATTGATGCCCTGCTGACGACGGTGTCGTCGAATCCGGGGCAGCCGAATCCGGCGCCGGTGATGAATGACGGGACGACGCAGACCGTCCATACGTATGACTTCAAGCATCCCAACCGGGTCTCCAAGGACCAGTTGCGGACGCTTGAAAATATGCATGACAACTTCGCCGGGCATGTCAGTTCCACGCTGTCGGCAATGTTCCGGACTATGGTTGATGTGGACCTCGTCTCGGTCGATCAGATCAACTATTCGGAATATATAATGTCGCTGGTGACGCCATCCTGCACCTACACTTTTTCGGCACAGCCGCTCGAAGGGCTTTGCGTGCTCGATTTCAACCCCTCGCTGTCGTTTGCCTTTATCGACCGGATTTTCGGCGGCGGGGAGAAAATGCTCGAGATCGAGCGCGAATTGACCGGGATAGAAAAAGCGGTGCTGGCCAAAGTGACCAAAAAGCTTTACCAGGATCTCGAAAAGTCATGGAATAATATTGCGCCGATAGTAATCGAAGAGAAGTCACTCGAAACCAACCCGCAGTTCATTCAGATTGTCCCTTCAGGTGAAACGGTTATTGTGGTTTCGCTGCAGTTGAAACTGTTCAAGGCGACCGGCTTGCTGACGATTTGTTATCCGTATGTATCGCTCGAGCCGGTGATAGCGCGGCTTTCCGCCCAGAACTGGATCGATGCGACCAAAAAGAGATCGGTCGAAGCGGCGACGGACGCGAACAGGCAAAACCTGCAGGAAATCAAGGTTGAGATCTCGATTCTGCTGGCCAGGACACATCTGAAAATGAAGGACTTTCTCAGTTTGAAAGTCGGAGATATAATTGCGACCGATGCCAAAATCAACGAGTCGGCGGAACTGCTCGTGAACAACAGAAAGAAATTTTATTGCCAGGCCGGTCTTCTCGGAAAACGCCGGGCCGGACAGGTTACCGAAATATATCCGGTAATAACAAAGGAGTTATAA
- a CDS encoding endoflagellar protein: MIRLTKLNDQEIVINDDLIEFIESTPDTIISLIDGKKIMVRETPDEIIKRVAAFRKMSSNIEWKAGRGEKQE; the protein is encoded by the coding sequence ATGATACGCCTTACGAAATTAAATGATCAGGAAATCGTCATCAACGATGACCTGATCGAATTTATCGAGTCAACTCCCGATACCATAATCAGCCTGATCGACGGCAAAAAGATTATGGTTCGGGAGACACCCGATGAGATCATAAAAAGAGTGGCCGCATTTCGCAAAATGTCTTCCAATATCGAATGGAAGGCGGGGCGCGGCGAGAAACAGGAATAA